The following coding sequences are from one Candidatus Hydrogenedentota bacterium window:
- a CDS encoding polymer-forming cytoskeletal protein, which translates to MLESRKKSYNENKVVSIIGPGTTVVGEIKTDGTIRIEGNVAGRVESEDSVVVQETGRVKADLIAGQVIISGEVHGNVYAHDRLEITASGKVVGDITAPRVSIAEGVMFEGKCQMKPPGQIKPPPAASQAAAAPAQPQQQTIPGQQPRPQA; encoded by the coding sequence ATGCTGGAATCACGCAAGAAGTCGTACAACGAAAACAAGGTAGTGAGCATCATCGGGCCGGGCACCACGGTCGTCGGCGAAATCAAGACTGACGGCACGATCCGAATCGAGGGCAACGTGGCCGGGCGCGTGGAAAGCGAAGACTCGGTCGTGGTCCAGGAGACCGGGCGGGTCAAGGCGGACCTCATCGCGGGTCAGGTGATTATCAGCGGCGAGGTGCACGGTAACGTGTACGCCCATGACCGCTTGGAGATCACCGCCAGCGGCAAGGTTGTCGGCGACATTACCGCGCCGCGCGTGAGTATCGCCGAGGGCGTCATGTTCGAAGGCAAGTGCCAGATGAAGCCGCCGGGCCAGATCAAACCGCCGCCAGCGGCCAGTCAGGCCGCGGCCGCGCCGGCACAGCCGCAGCAGCAGACCATTCCCGGGCAACAGCCGCGGCCCCAGGCCTGA
- a CDS encoding peptidoglycan DD-metalloendopeptidase family protein produces the protein MKKWTVMLIPHDRTSTRTLTVSAVHLWVPVALLVTLVFLTAFLLQRERALSARYRALETEAVRSSFAGGGLLAPEQAQELEALRETNASLHTENETIRAENEADRTAYREGIETVTARLNEVLEVETQIRNFTGLAPRGPVTQQDLRAVGGGKGGPPEGFGGVALARNGNAIRPPYLIYGMSRPSADLIVEEIEIRTGSLRELLRDMETERDRIERVPSIWPLAGGAGQVTSHFGYRKDPFSRRIRHHDGVDLAAKPGVKVLASAKGKVVDAGYDGYYGYVVRIDHGNGLETWYAHLSRCLVKTGQLVQRSDVVGTVGNTGRTTGPHLHYEVHKNGKPVNAAQYLGR, from the coding sequence ATGAAGAAGTGGACCGTGATGCTGATCCCTCATGATCGGACCAGCACGCGCACGCTCACCGTTTCCGCCGTCCACCTCTGGGTTCCCGTTGCCCTCCTCGTGACCTTGGTTTTCCTCACCGCTTTTCTTCTCCAGCGGGAGCGGGCGCTCAGCGCACGCTACCGCGCGCTTGAAACGGAAGCGGTGCGCAGTTCGTTCGCGGGAGGGGGGCTCCTGGCCCCGGAACAGGCCCAGGAACTGGAGGCGTTGCGCGAAACCAACGCGTCGCTGCATACCGAAAATGAGACCATCCGCGCGGAAAACGAAGCGGATCGCACCGCTTACCGTGAAGGTATCGAGACGGTGACGGCGCGCCTGAACGAAGTGCTGGAGGTGGAAACCCAGATCCGGAACTTTACGGGGCTGGCCCCGCGGGGTCCTGTCACGCAGCAGGACCTGCGCGCCGTGGGCGGGGGCAAGGGTGGCCCGCCGGAAGGGTTCGGCGGAGTCGCCTTGGCGCGGAATGGCAACGCCATCCGCCCTCCGTACCTGATTTATGGCATGTCGCGGCCCTCGGCCGACCTGATCGTGGAAGAGATCGAGATTCGCACCGGCAGCCTGCGCGAATTGCTGCGCGATATGGAGACCGAGCGCGACCGCATTGAGCGGGTGCCCTCGATCTGGCCGCTCGCGGGCGGGGCCGGGCAGGTCACGTCGCATTTCGGGTATCGCAAGGACCCGTTCAGCCGGCGTATTCGTCATCACGACGGCGTGGACCTTGCCGCCAAGCCGGGCGTGAAGGTGTTGGCGTCGGCCAAAGGGAAAGTTGTGGACGCGGGCTACGATGGGTATTATGGGTATGTTGTAAGGATCGACCACGGCAACGGGCTGGAGACTTGGTATGCGCACCTGTCCCGTTGCCTTGTCAAGACAGGTCAACTCGTGCAGCGGTCCGACGTGGTCGGGACCGTAGGCAATACGGGCCGGACCACCGGGCCGCATCTCCATTACGAGGTGCACAAGAACGGGAAGCCGGTCAATGCCGCGCAGTACCTAGGCAGATAA
- a CDS encoding histidine triad nucleotide-binding protein, whose translation MAEDCLFCKIVRGEIPAEKIYEDDDVLAFRDINPEAPTHVLLVPKRHLPRVTDATPADAELLGKMLLGANAVAGREGVAASGVRYVFNTNQDAGQVVFHVHMHILGGRPMGWPPG comes from the coding sequence ATGGCTGAGGATTGTCTGTTCTGCAAGATCGTGCGCGGGGAAATCCCCGCGGAGAAAATCTACGAGGACGACGACGTCCTGGCGTTTCGCGATATCAACCCCGAAGCGCCGACGCACGTCCTGCTCGTGCCCAAACGGCACCTGCCCCGGGTCACGGATGCGACCCCCGCGGATGCGGAACTGCTCGGAAAGATGTTGCTGGGCGCAAACGCCGTCGCCGGCCGCGAAGGTGTGGCCGCCAGCGGCGTGCGTTACGTGTTCAATACGAACCAGGATGCCGGTCAGGTTGTCTTCCACGTCCACATGCACATCCTGGGCGGGCGTCCGATGGGCTGGCCGCCGGGTTGA
- a CDS encoding DUF5596 domain-containing protein, with amino-acid sequence MSGVDLADFDAVRGVLGLGDAAEPLRAGWAATGAAFAREGAQFLSAASVEDACRLLRLKTGTAQAYREHRGAFEGNPALKRLAWHCHALFFQQGADGLERPSQWPVLPEALGPAAHLFYGYVLLPGARGLQARHHLKGVPEDITVDTLSDIERWMEDYRVRHGVYGFDKIRWLELHFACRLFQLGRLQFEMRTWAFDFTFLRDRFNQRAVALCPDGARFREDGQFDGTNGIQDPTAWTAQYRPGHKIIRGNPVRPDGTALREVVSLPTVEWEVALKRGDRTLGVHIPEGDRLTPASCTDAFEHAEAFFAMYFPEHDYKAFETDSWLLDHQHAAYLPESSNIIQFQRRFYALPGPGANDEQLLDRVFFGKFGDPASAPQDTALQRHIVEHMRRGGRWRTALGAVFREDLARGPQYYRECSQGTPWQCPG; translated from the coding sequence ATGAGTGGAGTAGACCTTGCCGATTTCGACGCGGTGCGCGGCGTGCTGGGCCTCGGCGATGCGGCGGAGCCGTTGCGAGCCGGATGGGCCGCCACCGGAGCGGCCTTTGCCCGGGAGGGCGCGCAGTTCCTGAGCGCGGCGTCCGTGGAGGACGCATGCCGCCTGCTGCGGTTAAAGACAGGGACGGCGCAAGCCTACCGCGAGCACCGGGGCGCGTTCGAAGGGAATCCCGCACTGAAACGGCTCGCATGGCATTGTCATGCCCTGTTTTTTCAGCAAGGTGCGGACGGCCTGGAGCGGCCGTCACAGTGGCCCGTCCTGCCGGAGGCGCTGGGCCCTGCCGCGCACCTGTTTTACGGATATGTGTTGTTGCCGGGCGCGCGCGGGCTCCAGGCCAGGCACCATCTGAAGGGCGTGCCTGAGGACATCACGGTGGACACGCTCAGCGATATCGAGCGCTGGATGGAAGACTACCGCGTGCGGCATGGCGTCTACGGGTTCGACAAGATTCGCTGGCTCGAACTGCACTTCGCGTGCCGCCTGTTCCAACTGGGGCGGCTCCAATTCGAAATGCGAACTTGGGCCTTTGACTTTACCTTCCTGCGCGACCGATTCAACCAGCGAGCCGTCGCATTGTGCCCGGACGGGGCCCGCTTTCGCGAGGACGGGCAGTTCGACGGCACGAATGGAATCCAAGACCCCACCGCATGGACGGCGCAGTACCGCCCGGGCCATAAGATCATCCGAGGCAACCCGGTCCGGCCCGACGGCACGGCCCTGCGCGAGGTCGTGTCCCTGCCGACGGTCGAATGGGAGGTGGCGCTGAAACGGGGCGACCGCACGCTCGGGGTGCATATCCCGGAAGGGGACCGTCTCACGCCTGCGTCCTGCACGGACGCCTTTGAACACGCGGAGGCCTTCTTCGCCATGTATTTCCCCGAACATGACTACAAGGCGTTTGAGACCGATTCGTGGCTGCTCGACCACCAGCACGCCGCGTATCTGCCCGAGTCATCAAACATCATCCAATTCCAGCGCCGGTTCTACGCGCTGCCGGGGCCGGGCGCCAATGACGAGCAATTGCTGGACCGCGTCTTTTTCGGCAAATTCGGAGACCCGGCTTCGGCGCCGCAGGACACGGCGCTGCAGCGGCATATTGTGGAGCATATGCGGCGCGGCGGGCGCTGGCGCACCGCGCTGGGCGCGGTGTTCCGGGAAGACCTTGCCCGCGGACCGCAGTACTATCGCGAATGCTCGCAGGGTACGCCGTGGCAATGTCCGGGCTGA
- a CDS encoding dihydrodipicolinate synthase family protein: MIPEFVRGSIAPMFTAFKEDLTIDEAGQRRFLDFLIERGGVSAFFLRSGMGQMYAYSYEEVRQIARLGCAHLRGRAPVLIGCAGIWDRNRDRRPDRGLYTRQSIELGRYAQDQGADGVVFTIPEGIAPEAGESHAGVILRFFEAVTAALAPPVLLYQPPGTDPDYCVSPALMRELAALPGIRGIKLSTTDAEYLCDIGAALAGTETAFICGCETVFYAALPAGARAVIGQGATLNPRILNAVQDRFEAGDWPGAMEAQRAANRLCRMTKNPVEFMKRYATDHGHAVPLHARTLENNPYVKNAAPLTPEEYAQSKQVFEAECAHYG, from the coding sequence ATGATACCAGAGTTCGTGCGCGGTTCGATCGCACCCATGTTCACCGCATTCAAGGAGGACCTCACGATTGACGAGGCCGGCCAGCGCCGTTTCCTCGATTTCCTGATCGAACGGGGCGGGGTCAGCGCGTTTTTTCTGCGGTCCGGCATGGGCCAGATGTATGCCTACTCCTACGAGGAAGTGCGGCAGATAGCGCGGTTGGGCTGCGCGCACCTGCGCGGGCGCGCGCCCGTCCTGATCGGTTGCGCGGGCATCTGGGACCGCAACCGGGACCGGCGCCCCGACCGCGGCCTGTACACACGCCAGTCGATCGAACTGGGCCGCTATGCCCAGGACCAGGGCGCCGACGGCGTGGTGTTCACCATACCGGAGGGCATCGCGCCCGAGGCGGGTGAATCGCACGCCGGCGTGATCCTGCGTTTCTTCGAGGCCGTCACCGCCGCGCTTGCACCGCCCGTTCTGCTCTACCAGCCGCCGGGCACGGACCCGGACTATTGCGTCTCTCCCGCGCTCATGCGCGAGCTCGCCGCGCTGCCGGGCATCCGCGGCATCAAGTTGTCCACTACGGACGCTGAATACCTGTGCGACATCGGGGCCGCGCTCGCAGGCACGGAAACGGCTTTCATCTGTGGTTGCGAGACGGTGTTTTACGCCGCGCTGCCCGCCGGCGCGCGCGCTGTCATCGGGCAGGGGGCGACATTAAACCCCCGCATTCTGAACGCGGTCCAGGACCGCTTCGAAGCGGGCGACTGGCCCGGCGCGATGGAAGCACAGCGGGCGGCGAACCGGCTCTGCCGCATGACCAAGAACCCCGTCGAGTTCATGAAACGGTACGCGACGGACCACGGACATGCCGTGCCGCTGCATGCCCGCACGCTCGAGAACAATCCCTACGTGAAAAACGCCGCGCCGCTGACTCCCGAGGAATACGCGCAGTCCAAGCAGGTCTTCGAAGCCGAGTGCGCGCATTACGGCTGA
- a CDS encoding tetratricopeptide repeat protein — MPAMINCPYCGKLTDPKLANCPHCGGPMQPKAPSSPRRAAAGHEQHCPSCGAVVHDGEIICVQCGTNLLTGQKIAEERKSAPARTRRRWPFFVGGAIVLVALGVLLWQLPELLKGPVAKARELARNGQDLAATNVLRQYLSSHNEDAAAQFLFGQLRWGKQDYGEAAQAFQEAHRLDPANEDAAWGAVLALRRQQGPAAVERQRTLLQQLLDHNPNSARAWYMLALLRAETGDLQGELDALDKAVALEPDDTRSKIQLGIAQARNGDFQNARQTLAGAVNAEGDSQMQLALAAIESLSGETEAAASRLAGIGGNVTNDAIRTRLALGHIISGEFAKGEEMLRDSTQEVRRENALAAFFHALCLQAMAKKAEAAAKYTRIVDLNVPQAAEAAMLAAALYLDLGDLARARQMIDAALELGRGAAGSGANPARLTAMTYTVNGRILMAENQPQEALVAFQRAVEADPQYPGAALETGLYHIQSGTVSQGLAELRRYIELVGGQEGTDVKEIELLVEQLQETEGTALPPSS; from the coding sequence GTGCCAGCAATGATTAATTGCCCCTACTGTGGCAAACTCACCGACCCCAAGCTCGCGAATTGCCCGCATTGCGGCGGCCCGATGCAGCCTAAGGCGCCCTCGTCACCCCGCCGCGCCGCGGCGGGGCACGAACAGCACTGCCCGAGCTGCGGCGCCGTTGTGCATGATGGCGAGATCATCTGCGTGCAGTGCGGCACGAACCTGCTGACGGGGCAGAAGATCGCCGAGGAGCGCAAGTCCGCGCCGGCGCGAACGCGGCGGCGCTGGCCTTTCTTTGTCGGGGGCGCCATCGTGCTGGTGGCGCTGGGGGTCTTGTTGTGGCAGTTGCCAGAACTGCTCAAGGGGCCGGTCGCGAAGGCGCGGGAACTTGCCCGGAACGGGCAGGACCTGGCGGCCACCAACGTATTGCGGCAATACCTGTCTTCCCACAATGAAGACGCGGCGGCGCAGTTCCTCTTCGGCCAGTTGCGCTGGGGCAAACAGGACTATGGGGAGGCCGCGCAGGCGTTTCAAGAGGCGCACCGGCTTGACCCGGCGAATGAGGACGCGGCCTGGGGCGCGGTGCTCGCGTTGCGCCGCCAGCAGGGCCCGGCGGCGGTGGAACGCCAGCGCACCCTGTTGCAGCAACTCCTCGATCACAACCCGAATAGCGCGCGCGCCTGGTATATGCTGGCGTTGTTGCGGGCGGAAACCGGAGATTTGCAGGGCGAACTGGACGCGCTGGACAAAGCCGTCGCGCTGGAACCGGACGACACGCGGTCCAAGATCCAGCTTGGCATAGCGCAAGCGCGGAACGGCGATTTCCAGAACGCGCGGCAGACCCTCGCCGGCGCAGTGAACGCGGAAGGAGACAGCCAGATGCAACTGGCCCTCGCGGCCATCGAAAGTCTCAGCGGAGAGACGGAGGCCGCGGCCTCGCGCCTCGCCGGTATCGGCGGCAATGTCACCAACGACGCAATCCGGACGCGGCTGGCTCTTGGGCACATTATCAGCGGCGAGTTCGCCAAAGGCGAAGAAATGCTTCGCGACAGCACGCAGGAAGTGCGCCGGGAGAACGCCTTGGCGGCATTTTTCCATGCCCTTTGCCTGCAGGCCATGGCAAAGAAGGCGGAAGCGGCGGCCAAGTACACGCGCATCGTCGACCTGAACGTGCCCCAGGCCGCCGAAGCCGCCATGCTCGCGGCGGCCCTCTATCTTGACTTGGGCGACCTCGCCCGCGCGCGCCAGATGATCGACGCGGCGCTCGAACTTGGCCGCGGTGCGGCGGGCAGCGGCGCGAATCCAGCGCGCCTGACTGCCATGACCTATACGGTCAACGGACGCATTCTCATGGCCGAGAACCAGCCGCAAGAAGCACTGGTCGCTTTCCAGCGGGCGGTGGAGGCCGACCCGCAATACCCCGGCGCCGCGCTCGAAACGGGTTTGTATCATATTCAGAGCGGGACCGTCTCTCAGGGACTGGCCGAATTACGGCGCTATATTGAGCTGGTAGGCGGCCAGGAGGGCACGGACGTGAAGGAAATCGAACTGCTCGTGGAGCAACTGCAGGAGACCGAGGGCACTGCGCTCCCGCCCTCCTCGTGA